Proteins encoded by one window of Thermus caldifontis:
- a CDS encoding response regulator transcription factor gives MIRVFLVDDHPVVRAGVRYLLQNKVEIVGEAETGQEALAKIPQAKPQVVVLDIALPDMDGIQVAETLKALYPEARLLALSMYAEPEYAERFLQAGGSGYLPKDAIERELEDAVLAVARGEHYLPQGLLYRMIQAQTVRKPGPEALTERELMVVRYLAQGLSYREIAEAMGISEKTVATYRERAAEKLGLKSRAELVRWAVEEKLV, from the coding sequence ATGATCCGGGTGTTTTTGGTGGACGACCACCCCGTGGTCCGGGCAGGGGTGCGCTACCTCCTGCAGAACAAGGTGGAGATCGTAGGGGAGGCGGAAACCGGCCAGGAAGCCCTGGCCAAGATCCCCCAGGCCAAGCCCCAGGTGGTGGTCCTGGACATCGCCTTGCCCGACATGGACGGCATCCAGGTGGCGGAAACCCTCAAGGCCCTCTACCCGGAAGCCCGGCTCCTGGCCCTGTCCATGTATGCGGAGCCGGAGTATGCGGAGCGCTTCCTCCAAGCCGGGGGCTCGGGGTACCTGCCCAAGGACGCCATCGAGCGGGAGCTGGAGGATGCCGTGCTGGCGGTGGCCCGGGGGGAACACTACCTGCCGCAAGGCCTCCTCTACCGCATGATCCAGGCCCAGACCGTCCGCAAACCCGGCCCGGAGGCCCTCACGGAAAGGGAACTCATGGTGGTCCGCTACCTGGCCCAGGGCCTCTCCTATAGGGAAATCGCCGAGGCCATGGGCATTTCGGAAAAAACGGTGGCCACCTATCGGGAGCGGGCCGCGGAGAAGCTGGGCCTGAAAAGCCGGGCGGAGCTGGTGCGCTGGGCGGTGGAGGAAAAGCTGGTGTGA
- the lepB gene encoding signal peptidase I: protein MKAFWDYLFREWFRQVGEALLVAFLVTTFVFTTVGVVGQSMFPTLQNGERVLVPKWETWLVRFGLMEWKRGEIAILKPPEGTPNATARFPILGFSFRAFFIKRIVAVPGDEVYVERGVVYINGKPLDERHITDRIAPWPDSFPGVCYKDGRMTRLLTQQGDFPVELLPAYLRPLREMLLPPSEEVLARSRFTEACEVGRIRLKKGYYLVMGDNRTLGGSEDSRTFGPVPVEAIAGRASFVWWPIFVRDERGLRLNLRRLSPPPAYQLP from the coding sequence ATGAAGGCGTTTTGGGACTATCTTTTTCGCGAGTGGTTCCGCCAGGTGGGAGAAGCCCTTCTGGTGGCGTTTTTGGTCACCACCTTTGTCTTCACCACCGTGGGGGTGGTGGGGCAGAGCATGTTTCCCACCCTGCAAAACGGGGAGCGGGTTCTGGTGCCCAAGTGGGAAACCTGGTTGGTGCGCTTTGGCCTGATGGAGTGGAAAAGGGGAGAGATTGCCATCCTCAAGCCTCCCGAAGGTACCCCTAACGCCACCGCCCGCTTTCCCATCCTGGGCTTTAGCTTCAGGGCCTTCTTCATCAAGCGCATCGTGGCGGTGCCGGGGGATGAGGTCTATGTGGAGCGGGGGGTGGTGTACATCAACGGCAAACCCCTGGACGAAAGGCACATCACCGACCGCATCGCCCCCTGGCCCGATTCCTTTCCGGGGGTGTGCTATAAGGACGGGCGGATGACCCGCCTCCTCACCCAGCAGGGGGATTTCCCCGTGGAGCTTCTGCCCGCCTACCTAAGGCCCCTTAGGGAGATGCTCCTGCCCCCCTCGGAAGAGGTCTTGGCCCGAAGCCGCTTCACCGAGGCCTGCGAGGTGGGGCGCATTCGGCTCAAGAAGGGGTATTACCTGGTCATGGGGGATAACCGCACCTTGGGGGGTTCGGAGGATTCCCGCACCTTTGGACCCGTGCCCGTGGAGGCCATCGCTGGCAGGGCCAGCTTCGTGTGGTGGCCCATCTTCGTGCGGGATGAGAGAGGGCTTCGCCTGAACCTTAGAAGGCTTTCCCCGCCTCCCGCCTACCAACTGCCCTGA
- a CDS encoding serine/threonine-protein kinase, with the protein MEAVSLAGKVLLNRYRVVRPLGRGALATVYLAFDRYGTPYALKVFPPGAEARRNREFWVGQRLSHPNLNPVLESLDLEEGPALLLAYAPGEEMGRWMLRSPGRNRALFVFRQLLLALAHMHGKGLVHRDVKPENIIVAGTDEARLVDFDLSGPALEAFKKPLRLGTLPYLAPEQVLGQSPGPEADVYAAGVILYWVLSGEHPFVGGPEEVLLGHLQGAVPPIPGLGLEEQGYVERLLAKSPKERFPSAREALDAFPF; encoded by the coding sequence GTGGAGGCGGTGAGCCTGGCGGGGAAGGTCCTTTTGAACCGATACCGGGTGGTGCGCCCCCTGGGCCGGGGGGCCTTGGCCACCGTCTACCTGGCCTTTGACCGCTATGGCACCCCCTATGCCCTCAAGGTCTTCCCCCCGGGGGCCGAGGCCAGGCGCAACCGGGAGTTTTGGGTGGGCCAAAGGCTTTCCCATCCCAACCTCAACCCGGTCCTGGAGAGCCTGGACCTGGAGGAAGGCCCCGCCCTCCTCCTGGCCTACGCCCCCGGGGAGGAGATGGGGCGCTGGATGCTCCGTAGTCCCGGCAGAAATCGGGCCCTTTTCGTCTTCCGCCAGCTCCTCCTGGCCCTGGCCCACATGCACGGCAAGGGCCTGGTGCACCGGGACGTGAAGCCGGAAAACATCATCGTGGCGGGAACGGACGAGGCCAGGTTGGTGGACTTTGACCTCTCGGGACCGGCCCTCGAGGCCTTCAAAAAACCCTTAAGGCTGGGCACCCTTCCCTACCTGGCCCCCGAACAGGTCCTGGGGCAAAGCCCTGGCCCCGAGGCCGACGTCTACGCGGCAGGGGTCATCCTGTACTGGGTCCTCTCCGGAGAGCACCCCTTCGTGGGGGGACCGGAGGAGGTGCTCCTCGGCCACCTGCAAGGGGCCGTGCCCCCCATACCGGGCCTGGGCCTCGAGGAGCAAGGCTATGTAGAACGCCTCCTGGCCAAGTCCCCTAAGGAGCGGTTTCCCTCGGCAAGGGAAGCCTTGGACGCTTTCCCCTTTTAA
- a CDS encoding LutB/LldF family L-lactate oxidation iron-sulfur protein, whose amino-acid sequence MQAKAKLYPKEAARLLREKPGVREAVTGATLHFEEGRKKAYGEMDAEALRERAKRVKDHLLTHLDQYLELAEKRLREKGVQVHWAEGPEEAHRTLREIVARHGVKRAVKAKSMLTEELGVNPLLESLGVEVFETDLGEYLIQLLGEPPSHIVGPAIHLSLPEIQRLFHGRFGTPLDASPEALAAVARKVLREAFLTAELGISGANFLVAETGTLALMENEGNIRLSTSLPKVHVAFVGIEKLLPRLADLALFLPLTARAATGQRLSTYVSLIQGPAKEGEEGPEEVHVVLVDHGRTTLLHDLEAWEVLRCLRCGACLNACPVYRQTGGHPYGYVYSGPIGAVLDPGLLGLEEAYPLPYASTLCGACYEACPVKIPIPKLLLTWRKRAVERGLAPTWERGAIQAFAKVMESPTLYRLFSKALRGLPLPQDLLPLLRAWTEGRGPLKPSPKPFHLLWQELKE is encoded by the coding sequence ATGCAGGCTAAGGCCAAGCTCTACCCCAAGGAAGCCGCCAGGCTCTTAAGGGAAAAGCCCGGGGTGCGGGAGGCGGTCACCGGGGCCACCCTGCACTTTGAGGAAGGCCGCAAGAAGGCCTACGGGGAGATGGACGCCGAGGCCTTAAGGGAAAGGGCCAAGAGGGTGAAAGACCACCTTCTCACCCACCTGGACCAGTACCTGGAGTTGGCGGAAAAGCGGCTACGGGAAAAGGGCGTCCAGGTGCACTGGGCGGAAGGCCCTGAGGAGGCCCACCGCACCTTGAGGGAGATCGTGGCCCGCCACGGGGTAAAGCGGGCGGTGAAGGCCAAGAGCATGCTCACCGAGGAGCTTGGGGTAAACCCCCTTTTGGAGTCCTTGGGGGTGGAGGTCTTTGAAACCGACCTGGGGGAGTATCTGATCCAGCTTCTCGGCGAACCCCCCAGCCACATCGTGGGCCCGGCCATCCACCTCTCCCTTCCCGAGATCCAAAGGCTCTTCCATGGGCGCTTCGGCACCCCCCTGGACGCCTCCCCCGAGGCCCTGGCCGCCGTGGCCAGGAAGGTCTTGCGGGAAGCCTTCCTCACCGCCGAGCTGGGCATCAGCGGGGCCAACTTCCTGGTGGCGGAAACCGGCACCCTGGCCCTCATGGAAAACGAGGGGAACATCCGCCTTTCCACCAGCCTTCCCAAGGTGCACGTGGCCTTTGTGGGCATAGAAAAGCTCCTTCCCCGGCTTGCCGACCTGGCCCTCTTCCTACCCCTTACCGCCCGGGCGGCCACGGGGCAGCGGCTTTCCACCTACGTTTCCCTCATCCAGGGCCCGGCGAAAGAAGGGGAGGAGGGCCCAGAGGAGGTGCACGTGGTCCTGGTGGACCACGGCCGCACCACCCTGCTCCACGACCTCGAGGCCTGGGAGGTGTTGCGGTGTCTCCGCTGCGGAGCCTGCCTCAACGCCTGCCCCGTCTACCGCCAAACCGGGGGGCACCCCTACGGCTACGTGTACTCGGGGCCCATCGGGGCGGTCTTGGACCCCGGGCTTTTGGGCCTCGAGGAGGCCTACCCCCTCCCCTACGCCTCCACCCTTTGCGGGGCCTGCTATGAGGCCTGCCCGGTGAAAATCCCCATCCCCAAGCTCCTCCTCACCTGGCGGAAGCGGGCGGTGGAGCGGGGCCTTGCCCCCACCTGGGAAAGGGGCGCCATCCAGGCCTTTGCCAAGGTGATGGAAAGCCCCACCCTCTACCGGCTCTTCTCCAAGGCCTTGAGGGGTCTTCCCCTGCCCCAGGACCTCCTTCCCCTCCTAAGGGCCTGGACCGAGGGGCGGGGCCCCTTGAAGCCCAGCCCCAAGCCCTTCCACCTGCTTTGGCAGGAACTCAAGGAGTAA
- a CDS encoding (Fe-S)-binding protein — translation MRVALFITCLADQFYAEAGVATVRLLRALGVEVDFPQEQTCCGQPAFNAGHWKEARSLARRTLGIFQDAEYVVLPSGSCASMVKNHYPELLPGDGEALGLSEKVYELSQFLVRVLGVSQLGKGLSGKRIAYHHGCHALRELGVREEPLLLLENAGAEILPWEAAEECCGFGGLFSVKLPEVSLAMADRKLSTLPEAEVLTSTDAGCLLHLSGRMGKGGRNMRVVPLATLLWEAYAG, via the coding sequence ATGCGGGTAGCCCTTTTCATCACCTGCCTGGCGGACCAGTTCTACGCGGAAGCGGGGGTGGCCACGGTACGCCTCCTCAGGGCCCTGGGGGTGGAGGTGGATTTTCCCCAGGAGCAGACCTGCTGCGGCCAGCCCGCCTTCAACGCCGGCCACTGGAAGGAGGCCCGGTCCCTGGCCCGGCGTACCCTAGGCATCTTCCAGGATGCCGAGTACGTGGTCCTGCCCTCGGGAAGCTGCGCCAGCATGGTGAAAAACCACTACCCAGAGCTCCTTCCCGGGGACGGGGAAGCCCTTGGGCTTTCGGAGAAGGTCTACGAGCTCTCCCAGTTCCTGGTGCGGGTGCTGGGCGTGTCCCAGCTGGGAAAGGGGCTTTCAGGGAAAAGGATAGCGTACCACCACGGCTGCCACGCCCTAAGGGAGCTGGGGGTTAGGGAGGAACCCCTTTTGCTCCTGGAAAACGCCGGAGCGGAGATCCTCCCCTGGGAGGCGGCGGAGGAGTGCTGCGGCTTTGGGGGGCTATTTTCGGTGAAGCTCCCCGAGGTCTCCCTGGCCATGGCCGACCGCAAGCTTTCCACCCTGCCAGAGGCGGAGGTCCTCACCTCCACGGACGCCGGCTGCCTCCTCCACCTTTCCGGACGCATGGGCAAAGGGGGAAGAAACATGCGGGTGGTTCCCCTGGCCACCCTCTTGTGGGAGGCGTATGCAGGCTAA
- a CDS encoding glutamate synthase-related protein: MTWKEAYPDIPLGQDACGIIAMAEKSGKPSHRIVRRTLESLYRMAHRAGAIRGEGDGTGIQTDIPRELWARFLEEAGLEPELAFNPRFFVGHFFLPKSEAERLEEFYDLLRREGQALGVRPVLFRRGEVVSEVLGPVGRRTEPIFLQVAGLSPDGDGPLWELGLRLEAGFPVHVVSLSTYSVVYKVRGAAELLKRYYPELSRPEFKSTVALGHNRYSTNTLSTFEQVQPFGLLGHNGEINTIERLRRELDYLGIPRTGGSDSQDLNRMLEGLIYRYGLSLPEAMDLVFPPVLGEVKGLAPELQDLYLALRQRFGPLAQGPAAIVSRYRDEAVFATDAMGLRPLWQFETPYEIVFSSERGVFNAEEFVTEPKPLAPGEKVYLRLTPEGPKVYPFDRHQRLVLERIAARTPVAGYRVHLSGPIRQAPPPVAGGSEVRVEEKPAPPPLGLERAFGWDRWDGAYLEALAKTGNEPIGSLGYDGPLAALNPEKPNLSEFFKETVAVVTNPAIDREREIEHFSTRTLLGRRPLPDGRGGGRVEELLLPIVLEEDQGLAESFGTLTLEEVKARFQTATLVPRFSVEEGLLAGLRRLEEEAVRAVKEGAEVLILSDREAFQGGVWIDIALALAAVNRALLQRDAEGVALRRRTSILVHSGGVRNLHDVAFLLGLGAEAVAPWLLEEKARSLEGRKGVAGVLEALRKGLEKVISTMGIHELRGYGKIFSAIGLKPELAEFFGTRNFLGSETGGYGFLELERTLLEREGFFRSEKVMPAKDFRFNPRIYKAAQEVASGQAPYSHFQEKVRSLERESPVAARQLLEVRFPERSEVSPEEVDLSVGGHSLPFVISAMSFGSQGEASFRAYVEAAKRLNMLCINGEGGEIPDMLGKYTHWRGQQVASGRFGVHAYMLNSAAVIEIKIGQGAKPGEGGHLPGKKVSPKVAAARNAVPGVDLISPSNNHDLYSIEDLAQLIEELKTVNPKALVSVKVPVIPGIGTIAVGIAKAGADVITLSGFEGGTGAARLHALKYAGLPVEIGVRRAHRALVRAGLRDRVEIWADGGLKTAYDVLRMVLLGADRVGMATMAMVAIGCTICRGCQLDTCHVGITTQIETVEEALAHGLKRFVPQDLDRAVEHLTRFFEAKGEALRELVAALGARSLRELRGRVDLLYQRDHLEELDLSYFFLPVEEPEWLKDTSAHVLRKPLNQLTRTITEVVMAAYGEGSRRLVFQEGPVNSTDRALGAHLAGEIARRRLYGKGFDAEVELRFDAGSVAGNGLAAFNLEGLKVVVEGGAQDGVAKSAFGGTVAILKGRNPYGAYVDGSVGKSFAYGAIGGLLIVEGVADSRFCIRLSGADVVLGGEPERPLRDDLGNLAARAQAKGFAFEYMTRGRALVLGDPGPWICSGMTGGRVYLRHWPEMGLTEEAMKRRLAKGAKVAVKPLDLRGVEDVKELLSAYIRVLREAKREEKARRLERLLEDPAQHFRMVEPVAQQVEQGVSTE, translated from the coding sequence ATGACCTGGAAGGAAGCCTACCCGGATATCCCCCTAGGCCAGGATGCCTGCGGCATCATCGCCATGGCGGAAAAAAGCGGCAAGCCCTCCCACCGCATCGTGCGGAGGACCCTGGAAAGCCTGTACCGCATGGCCCACCGGGCGGGGGCCATCCGGGGAGAAGGGGATGGGACAGGTATCCAGACCGACATTCCCCGGGAGCTATGGGCCCGCTTCCTGGAGGAGGCGGGGCTGGAACCCGAGCTGGCCTTTAACCCCCGCTTCTTCGTGGGGCATTTCTTCCTGCCCAAGAGCGAGGCAGAACGCCTCGAGGAGTTTTATGACCTGTTGAGGCGGGAGGGTCAGGCCCTGGGGGTGCGGCCGGTCCTCTTCCGCCGGGGGGAGGTGGTGAGCGAGGTTCTGGGGCCGGTGGGGCGGCGCACCGAGCCCATCTTCCTTCAGGTGGCGGGGCTTAGCCCCGATGGGGACGGCCCCTTGTGGGAGCTGGGCCTGAGGCTCGAGGCCGGTTTCCCCGTCCACGTGGTATCCCTTTCCACCTATAGCGTGGTCTACAAGGTGCGGGGGGCGGCGGAGCTTCTAAAGCGCTACTACCCCGAGCTTTCCCGGCCCGAGTTCAAGAGTACCGTGGCTTTGGGCCACAACCGCTACTCCACCAACACCCTCTCCACCTTTGAGCAGGTCCAGCCCTTTGGCCTTCTGGGCCACAACGGGGAGATCAACACCATTGAGCGCCTGAGGCGGGAGCTGGACTACCTGGGCATCCCCCGCACCGGGGGCTCGGACTCCCAGGACCTAAACCGCATGCTGGAGGGGCTCATCTACCGCTACGGCCTCTCCTTGCCCGAGGCCATGGACCTGGTCTTCCCTCCCGTGCTGGGGGAGGTGAAGGGCCTGGCCCCGGAGCTTCAGGACCTCTACCTGGCCCTAAGGCAACGCTTCGGCCCCTTGGCCCAGGGGCCTGCCGCCATCGTAAGCCGCTACCGGGATGAGGCGGTCTTCGCCACCGACGCCATGGGCCTAAGGCCCCTTTGGCAGTTTGAAACCCCTTACGAGATCGTTTTCTCCTCGGAAAGGGGGGTGTTCAACGCCGAGGAGTTCGTGACCGAGCCCAAGCCTCTGGCCCCTGGGGAAAAGGTGTACCTGCGCCTCACCCCCGAAGGCCCCAAGGTCTATCCCTTTGACCGGCACCAGCGCCTGGTGCTGGAGCGCATCGCCGCCCGCACCCCGGTGGCGGGGTACCGGGTGCACCTCTCGGGGCCCATCCGCCAGGCCCCGCCCCCCGTGGCCGGGGGAAGCGAGGTGAGGGTGGAGGAGAAGCCCGCCCCGCCCCCCTTGGGCCTGGAGCGGGCCTTTGGCTGGGACCGCTGGGACGGGGCCTACCTCGAGGCCCTGGCCAAAACCGGCAATGAGCCCATCGGCTCCCTGGGTTACGACGGCCCCCTGGCCGCTTTGAACCCGGAAAAGCCCAACCTCTCCGAGTTCTTCAAGGAAACCGTGGCGGTGGTGACCAACCCCGCCATCGACCGGGAGCGGGAGATCGAGCACTTCTCCACCCGCACCCTCCTGGGCCGCCGCCCCTTGCCCGACGGCCGGGGTGGGGGCAGGGTGGAGGAGCTTCTTTTGCCCATCGTCTTGGAGGAGGACCAGGGCCTGGCGGAAAGCTTTGGCACCCTGACCTTAGAGGAGGTAAAGGCCCGTTTCCAGACCGCCACCTTGGTACCCCGCTTCAGCGTGGAGGAGGGGTTGCTGGCGGGGCTTAGGCGCCTGGAGGAGGAGGCGGTGAGGGCGGTGAAGGAGGGGGCTGAGGTCCTCATCCTCTCCGACCGAGAGGCCTTCCAAGGGGGGGTATGGATCGACATCGCCTTAGCCCTGGCGGCGGTGAATCGGGCCCTTTTGCAGCGGGATGCCGAGGGGGTGGCCTTAAGGCGGCGCACCTCCATCCTGGTGCACTCCGGGGGGGTGAGGAACCTCCACGACGTGGCCTTCCTTCTGGGCCTGGGGGCGGAGGCGGTGGCCCCTTGGCTTCTTGAGGAGAAGGCCCGCTCCCTGGAGGGGAGGAAGGGGGTGGCGGGGGTCCTCGAGGCCCTGCGCAAGGGCTTGGAGAAGGTCATCTCCACCATGGGCATCCACGAGCTCCGGGGCTACGGGAAGATCTTCAGCGCCATCGGGCTTAAGCCGGAGCTGGCCGAGTTCTTTGGCACCCGGAACTTCCTGGGTTCGGAAACCGGGGGGTATGGCTTTTTGGAGCTGGAGCGCACCCTCTTGGAGCGGGAGGGCTTTTTCCGATCGGAGAAGGTCATGCCCGCCAAGGACTTCCGCTTCAACCCCCGGATCTATAAAGCGGCCCAGGAGGTGGCAAGCGGCCAGGCCCCCTATAGCCACTTCCAGGAGAAGGTCCGCTCCCTGGAGCGGGAAAGCCCGGTGGCGGCCAGGCAGCTATTGGAGGTGCGCTTCCCCGAAAGGAGCGAGGTTTCCCCGGAGGAGGTGGACCTTTCCGTGGGGGGGCACTCCTTGCCCTTCGTCATCAGCGCCATGAGCTTCGGCTCGCAAGGGGAGGCCTCCTTCCGCGCCTACGTGGAGGCGGCCAAGCGCCTCAACATGCTTTGCATTAACGGGGAAGGTGGGGAGATCCCCGACATGCTGGGCAAGTACACCCACTGGCGGGGGCAGCAGGTGGCCTCGGGCCGGTTTGGCGTCCACGCCTACATGCTGAACTCCGCTGCCGTCATCGAGATCAAGATCGGCCAGGGGGCCAAGCCCGGGGAAGGGGGGCACCTGCCGGGGAAGAAGGTCTCCCCCAAGGTGGCCGCCGCCCGCAACGCCGTGCCCGGGGTGGACCTCATCAGCCCCTCCAACAACCACGACCTCTACTCCATTGAGGACCTGGCCCAGCTCATAGAGGAGCTGAAGACGGTGAACCCCAAGGCCCTGGTCTCCGTGAAGGTGCCCGTCATCCCCGGCATCGGCACCATCGCCGTGGGCATCGCCAAGGCGGGGGCGGATGTCATCACCCTCTCGGGGTTTGAGGGAGGGACAGGAGCCGCCAGGCTCCACGCCCTTAAGTACGCGGGGCTTCCCGTGGAGATCGGGGTGCGGCGGGCGCACAGGGCCTTGGTGCGGGCTGGGCTTCGCGACCGGGTGGAGATCTGGGCGGATGGCGGCCTTAAGACCGCCTACGACGTGCTGCGAATGGTGCTTCTGGGGGCGGACCGGGTGGGTATGGCCACCATGGCCATGGTGGCCATCGGTTGCACCATCTGCCGGGGGTGCCAGCTGGACACCTGCCACGTGGGCATCACCACCCAGATTGAGACGGTGGAGGAGGCCCTGGCCCATGGCCTGAAGCGTTTTGTGCCCCAGGACCTGGACCGGGCGGTGGAGCACCTCACCCGTTTCTTTGAGGCCAAGGGGGAGGCCCTAAGGGAGCTGGTGGCCGCCTTGGGGGCCCGTTCCTTAAGGGAGCTTAGGGGGAGGGTGGACCTCCTTTACCAGCGGGACCACCTGGAGGAGCTGGACCTTTCCTACTTCTTCCTGCCGGTGGAGGAGCCCGAATGGCTCAAGGACACCTCGGCCCACGTCCTGAGGAAGCCTTTGAACCAGCTCACCCGCACCATCACCGAGGTGGTGATGGCCGCCTACGGGGAGGGTAGCCGCAGGCTGGTCTTCCAGGAGGGACCGGTGAACTCCACCGACCGCGCCTTGGGGGCCCACCTGGCGGGGGAGATCGCCAGAAGGCGCCTTTATGGCAAGGGTTTTGACGCGGAGGTGGAGCTCCGCTTTGATGCGGGAAGCGTGGCCGGGAATGGCCTGGCGGCTTTTAACCTCGAGGGCCTCAAGGTGGTGGTGGAGGGCGGGGCCCAAGACGGGGTGGCCAAGAGTGCCTTTGGGGGCACCGTGGCCATCCTGAAGGGGCGGAACCCCTATGGGGCCTATGTGGACGGCTCCGTGGGCAAGAGCTTCGCCTACGGGGCCATCGGGGGCCTCCTCATCGTGGAGGGGGTGGCGGACAGCCGCTTCTGCATCCGGCTTTCCGGGGCGGATGTGGTCCTGGGCGGGGAGCCGGAAAGGCCCTTGAGGGATGACCTCGGCAACCTGGCTGCCCGGGCCCAGGCCAAGGGGTTTGCCTTTGAGTACATGACCCGGGGACGGGCCTTGGTCCTGGGGGACCCTGGGCCCTGGATCTGCTCGGGCATGACCGGGGGGCGGGTCTACCTCCGCCACTGGCCGGAGATGGGCCTCACCGAGGAGGCCATGAAGCGCCGTCTGGCCAAGGGGGCCAAGGTGGCGGTGAAGCCTTTGGACTTAAGGGGCGTGGAGGATGTGAAGGAGCTCCTTTCCGCCTACATCCGGGTCCTAAGGGAGGCCAAGCGGGAGGAGAAGGCCAGGCGCTTGGAGAGGCTCCTCGAGGACCCCGCCCAGCACTTCCGCATGGTGGAGCCCGTGGCCCAACAGGTGGAGCAGGGGGTGAGCACGGAGTAG
- a CDS encoding LutC/YkgG family protein, which translates to MDAKSRILSRIRQALKGMPKALLPEHPHPASPQDPLALFLKRLAENGAEGHLLDEEGVRRLLADLAQGLPGAAYGKGVPSAFRLLPEIPPEEAPLGVSRALFAVAETGTVALSSEDGRRTQLLPPVHLVLVEEKRVYPSLLEALLDLKSLPSALGLHSGPSKSADIGQVMVKGVHGPGRLVVAVLQGSW; encoded by the coding sequence ATGGACGCAAAATCCCGCATCCTAAGCCGCATCAGGCAGGCCCTTAAGGGCATGCCCAAGGCCCTTCTTCCCGAGCACCCCCACCCGGCCTCCCCCCAGGACCCCTTGGCCCTTTTCCTAAAGCGCCTGGCGGAAAACGGGGCCGAGGGCCACCTCCTGGACGAGGAAGGGGTGAGGAGGCTTCTTGCGGACCTGGCCCAAGGGCTTCCCGGGGCCGCTTATGGCAAGGGGGTTCCCTCCGCCTTCCGCCTCCTGCCAGAAATCCCTCCCGAAGAAGCCCCCTTAGGGGTGTCCCGCGCCCTCTTCGCCGTGGCGGAAACGGGGACGGTGGCCCTCTCCTCGGAGGATGGCAGGAGGACCCAACTCTTACCCCCCGTTCACCTGGTCCTGGTGGAGGAGAAAAGGGTCTACCCCAGCCTCCTCGAGGCCCTCTTGGACCTGAAATCCCTTCCCAGCGCCCTAGGGCTCCACTCCGGCCCCTCCAAAAGCGCCGACATTGGCCAGGTGATGGTGAAGGGGGTGCATGGCCCTGGGAGGCTGGTGGTGGCCGTGCTTCAGGGCAGTTGGTAG
- a CDS encoding patatin-like phospholipase family protein, which produces MRGLALSGGGARGLAHVGALEVFLEAGLEFQVVAGTSMGAIVGALYAAGKTPAEMLAIARKTPWLGLLGFSPREGIFSRKKLKDFLAEHLPGRFEELKRPLAVTAVDVVSGRLLFLTQGDLPSAVLASAAYPGLLAPVEREGQLLFDGGVLDNLPVDAARFLGATEVYAVDVTPERRVEEAPKGLLALARRAVDLMQLHLTSVRLTLYAPEVYVRPSLPGVGIEDFRRLEEIVEAGRKAARQAITGRVGGV; this is translated from the coding sequence GTGCGCGGCTTGGCGCTTTCCGGTGGGGGGGCCAGGGGGCTTGCCCATGTAGGGGCCCTCGAGGTCTTCCTGGAGGCGGGCTTGGAGTTTCAGGTGGTGGCCGGGACCAGCATGGGGGCCATCGTGGGGGCGCTCTACGCCGCAGGCAAGACCCCGGCGGAGATGCTGGCCATCGCCCGCAAGACTCCCTGGCTGGGGCTTTTGGGCTTCTCCCCCAGGGAGGGGATTTTTTCCCGCAAGAAGCTCAAGGATTTCCTGGCGGAGCACCTGCCCGGGCGTTTTGAGGAGCTTAAAAGGCCCCTGGCGGTCACGGCGGTGGACGTGGTTTCGGGTAGGCTCCTTTTCCTCACCCAAGGAGATCTCCCCAGCGCCGTCTTGGCCTCGGCGGCCTATCCTGGCCTTCTGGCCCCGGTGGAACGGGAGGGGCAGCTTCTCTTTGACGGCGGGGTTTTGGATAACCTTCCCGTGGATGCCGCCCGCTTCCTGGGGGCCACGGAGGTCTATGCCGTGGACGTGACCCCCGAGCGCCGGGTGGAGGAGGCCCCCAAGGGGCTTCTGGCCTTGGCCCGGCGGGCGGTGGACCTGATGCAGCTACACCTCACCTCGGTGCGCCTCACCCTATATGCCCCGGAGGTGTACGTGAGGCCCAGCCTGCCCGGGGTGGGCATTGAGGACTTCCGCCGCCTGGAGGAGATCGTGGAAGCAGGGCGCAAGGCGGCCAGGCAAGCCATAACGGGTAGAGTAGGAGGGGTATGA